In Gossypium raimondii isolate GPD5lz chromosome 12, ASM2569854v1, whole genome shotgun sequence, a single window of DNA contains:
- the LOC105761998 gene encoding uncharacterized protein LOC105761998, producing the protein MDSNRADFDNVESNAQASVHGAASSSSRPAFEGRGGEVREVFFQMMNEWFTKFVRTNLAAQRPPPPPIPQPVLIVPQVLKEQITWEFFQIEFIKKYISQRFLDQKRKEFLELKQGRMTVSKYEREFVRLTKYTREYIPTKIAMCKRFEDGLNEDIKLLVRILELKEFVVLVDRAHKAEELSKEKIKDDSAARDSRKRSTGKLYHSSSKRSKDYHNRSTALVGYLSRDRGKQHVCSKAQATSVASVGSAKANKPNCQRCG; encoded by the exons atggatTCGAACAGAGCAGACTTCGATAATGTAGAAAGTAACGCGCAAGCCTCCGTTCACGGAGCAGCGTCATCTAGTTCTAGGCCTGCATTTGAGGGACGGGGAGGAGAGGTTAGAGAAGTCTTCTTTCAAATGATGAACGAGTGGTTCACAAAGTTTGTTAGAACAAATCTGGCTGCTCAACGACCTCCACCCCCACCTATTCCCCAACCAGTTCTCATAGTTCCTCAAG TACTGAAAGAGCAGATTAcatgggaattctttcaaatcgagtttataaagaaatatataagtcaAAGGTTCCTCGATCAGAAGCgcaaagaatttcttgagcttaAACAAGGTCGTATGACAGTATCTAAATATGAAAGAGAGTTCGTCAGATTGACTAAGTACACCCGAGAATATATTCCAACCAAAATTGCTATGTGTAAACGGTTTGAAGACGGGTTGAATGAAGATATAAAGCTTTTAGTTAGAATTCTCGagctgaaagaatttgttgttttggttGATAGAGCACACAAAGCCGAGGAGCTcagtaaagagaaaataaaagatgattcGGCAGCTAGAGATTCAAGAAAGAGATCAACTGGAAAATTGTATCATTCATCGTCAAAGAGATCGAAGGATTACCATAATCGTTCAACCGCTTTAGTGGGATATCTTAGCAGAGATCGTGGTAAGCAACACGTATGTTCTAAAGCTCAAGCTACATCAGTAGCAAGCGTTGGTAGTGCTAAGGCCAACAAACCTAATTGTCAACGATGTGGGTGA
- the LOC105763358 gene encoding uncharacterized protein LOC105763358 isoform X1, whose protein sequence is MAIDAIEASSPPCQSPSNFSSFNQLRHFYVAVDRLHFKMETLIDLLGVAGRRPCLPIVVCCNSRDELDALCSAVSDLPYISLSCLPSICQFSDQAEAERGLFLEKFREATMKWSQHVAVETGDGHEIDKEEQKSCMIVVTDACLPLLASGESPMSARVLINYELPTKKETYMRRLTSCLAADGIVINMVVGGEVVTLKSLEESSGLIIAEMPINISEIL, encoded by the exons ATGGCTATTGATGCAATCGAAGCTTCATCTCCTCCATGTCAATCCCCGTCTAATTTTAG TTCTTTCAATCAACTCCGACACTTCTACGTGGCCGTAGACAGACTCCACTTCAAAATG GAGACGTTAATTGATCTCCTAGGAGTGGCGGGTCGACGCCCGTGCCTTCCGATAGTAGTATGTTGCAACTCACGTGATGAGCTCGACGCCCTCTGCTCCGCCGTATCGGATCTCCCTTACATTTCCTTGTCCTGTTTG cCTTCTATATGTCAGTTCAGCGACCAAGCTGAAGCGGAACGAGGTTTATTTTTGGAGAAATTCAGGGAAGCAACGATGAAATGGAGCCAACATGTTGCGGTTGAGACAGGAGATGGTCATGAAATTGATAAAGAAGAGCAGAAATCTTGTATGATCGTCGTAACCGATGCCTGCCTTCCGCTTCTTGCTTCTGGGGAATCCCCTATGTCAGCTCGTGTTTTGATTAATTACGAATTGCCAACAAAGAAG GAAACGTATATGAGGCGCTTGACTTCGTGTTTGGCAGCAG ATGGAATCGTGATCAATATGGTTGTTGGGGGCGAAGTAGTAACTCTAAAAAGCTTAGAAGAAAGCAGTGGCCTTATCATAGCTGAGATGCCTATTAAT ATTTCCGAGATATTATGA
- the LOC105763358 gene encoding uncharacterized protein LOC105763358 isoform X2, producing MAIDAIEASSPPCQSPSNFSSFNQLRHFYVAVDRLHFKMETLIDLLGVAGRRPCLPIVVCCNSRDELDALCSAVSDLPYISLSCLFSDQAEAERGLFLEKFREATMKWSQHVAVETGDGHEIDKEEQKSCMIVVTDACLPLLASGESPMSARVLINYELPTKKETYMRRLTSCLAADGIVINMVVGGEVVTLKSLEESSGLIIAEMPINISEIL from the exons ATGGCTATTGATGCAATCGAAGCTTCATCTCCTCCATGTCAATCCCCGTCTAATTTTAG TTCTTTCAATCAACTCCGACACTTCTACGTGGCCGTAGACAGACTCCACTTCAAAATG GAGACGTTAATTGATCTCCTAGGAGTGGCGGGTCGACGCCCGTGCCTTCCGATAGTAGTATGTTGCAACTCACGTGATGAGCTCGACGCCCTCTGCTCCGCCGTATCGGATCTCCCTTACATTTCCTTGTCCTGTTTG TTCAGCGACCAAGCTGAAGCGGAACGAGGTTTATTTTTGGAGAAATTCAGGGAAGCAACGATGAAATGGAGCCAACATGTTGCGGTTGAGACAGGAGATGGTCATGAAATTGATAAAGAAGAGCAGAAATCTTGTATGATCGTCGTAACCGATGCCTGCCTTCCGCTTCTTGCTTCTGGGGAATCCCCTATGTCAGCTCGTGTTTTGATTAATTACGAATTGCCAACAAAGAAG GAAACGTATATGAGGCGCTTGACTTCGTGTTTGGCAGCAG ATGGAATCGTGATCAATATGGTTGTTGGGGGCGAAGTAGTAACTCTAAAAAGCTTAGAAGAAAGCAGTGGCCTTATCATAGCTGAGATGCCTATTAAT ATTTCCGAGATATTATGA